A window from Rhizosphaericola mali encodes these proteins:
- a CDS encoding outer membrane beta-barrel family protein: MTRLLLLISLIFVSLFPSYLYAQKIELAEIKGTIINKENQPISNVSLVLQTINKKVVRFALSDSTGHFSLDSLPYQKYLIEISMVGYQTYHSDTILFESKTNLNIQLEDSVSNLGEVKVATKKKLFEMLPDKMVMNVENNILAAGNSVYDIIRKAPMVSLDKEQNLLLKAQTPLIYVDDRPTYMSGTQLTEYLKSLPSESIATIEFITNPSSKYDAAGSAGIINIRLKKNKLYGFNGIVNARIGTGRYIKSGGGLNLNYRNGWLNTYMTWNTSYSQSYNALTYNSKIMNNEIASYQDRENYWHPTSTYNNFKGGADFNLNKKDVLSLVVMGYIENTKQITTNTSILCDAKKDPYQYIETKLTGKNKVHNITYNVNYKTNLDSLGSSIVIDADYAKYLQKDSDNNINNFTDPNGVIIRDPYIFKNNRPANIDIKSGKIDYTKYWASKYKLESGLKYSSVNTDNNLVVDSIRNNAWEMDYGRSNHFVYKEDIAAFYSTVSQSYGDLSLQLGLRGEWTRSNANSITIDKVVKRNYFNLFPTLFTTYKINDKNDLNFSYSRRINRPSYESLNPFVRYIDPYTSFVGNPFLKPSFSNSFELRHGFKQFLYTTLSYSHSANIITNTILQDSTTGKVVNSSDNASSRDYLYLNIYASIPIAKWWNSETSLNINYNRSKSSIPDYSYNTHGFGTDINTDHTFSLPKNIKIQTSFRYSFPSVDGLARMKTSYGWDLGVQKQILDKKGTIKIAATNIFAQAAYRAHYIGSGLDINWINRWEARRINVSFVYKFGNQKVKAANSRRTSSSEEQNRVNM, from the coding sequence ATGACTCGTTTACTGCTATTGATCTCTTTGATATTTGTCTCTTTGTTTCCTTCTTATTTATATGCCCAAAAAATTGAATTGGCGGAAATTAAAGGGACCATCATCAATAAGGAAAATCAACCTATTTCTAATGTTTCTCTTGTTTTACAAACTATCAATAAAAAAGTAGTTCGTTTTGCATTGAGTGATTCCACTGGTCATTTTAGTTTGGATTCCTTGCCTTATCAAAAATATTTGATCGAAATAAGCATGGTAGGTTATCAAACGTATCATTCGGATACGATTTTATTTGAATCGAAAACCAATTTAAATATTCAATTAGAAGATTCAGTTAGTAATTTGGGCGAAGTAAAAGTGGCAACTAAAAAGAAACTATTTGAAATGTTGCCAGATAAAATGGTAATGAATGTTGAAAATAATATTTTAGCAGCAGGTAATTCCGTGTATGATATTATCCGAAAAGCACCGATGGTGAGTTTGGATAAAGAACAAAATCTCTTGCTAAAAGCACAAACGCCCTTGATTTATGTTGATGATCGACCGACTTATATGAGTGGAACTCAATTGACTGAATATCTAAAATCCTTACCATCCGAATCAATTGCAACTATAGAATTTATCACTAATCCTTCTAGTAAGTACGATGCCGCCGGTTCTGCTGGTATTATTAATATTCGACTAAAGAAAAATAAATTATATGGTTTCAATGGTATCGTAAATGCTAGAATTGGAACGGGTAGATATATCAAGTCTGGTGGTGGTCTTAATTTGAATTATAGGAATGGCTGGTTAAATACTTATATGACGTGGAATACAAGTTACAGTCAATCCTACAATGCATTAACCTACAATAGTAAAATTATGAATAATGAAATAGCTTCTTATCAAGATCGAGAAAACTATTGGCATCCTACCTCAACTTATAATAATTTCAAAGGTGGTGCCGATTTTAATTTGAATAAAAAAGACGTTCTTAGCCTTGTTGTGATGGGGTATATAGAGAATACAAAGCAAATTACAACCAATACGTCCATTTTGTGTGACGCAAAAAAAGATCCGTATCAATATATCGAAACTAAATTGACAGGAAAAAATAAAGTCCATAATATTACCTATAACGTCAACTATAAAACAAACTTGGATTCATTAGGTAGTTCTATTGTTATCGATGCAGATTATGCCAAATACTTACAAAAAGATAGCGATAACAATATCAATAATTTCACGGATCCTAATGGTGTAATTATTCGTGATCCTTATATATTTAAAAACAATCGTCCTGCCAATATCGATATCAAATCTGGAAAAATAGACTACACAAAATATTGGGCTTCCAAATACAAACTAGAATCAGGATTGAAGTATAGTTCTGTCAATACGGACAACAATCTTGTTGTGGATTCTATCCGAAACAATGCATGGGAAATGGATTATGGCCGTTCTAATCATTTTGTTTACAAAGAAGATATTGCCGCATTTTATTCGACCGTATCGCAGTCGTATGGTGATTTGTCGCTGCAATTAGGTTTAAGAGGAGAGTGGACGAGAAGTAATGCGAACTCGATTACGATTGACAAAGTGGTAAAACGCAATTATTTTAACCTTTTTCCTACTTTATTTACAACCTATAAAATCAATGACAAAAATGATCTCAATTTTAGTTATAGTCGACGAATTAATCGCCCAAGTTACGAAAGTTTGAATCCTTTTGTTCGTTATATTGATCCGTACACATCCTTTGTTGGGAATCCATTTTTGAAACCATCTTTCAGTAATTCATTCGAATTGAGGCACGGATTCAAACAGTTTTTATATACAACTTTAAGTTATAGTCACTCCGCCAATATCATTACCAATACGATTTTACAGGACTCAACTACCGGAAAGGTGGTTAACTCTAGTGACAATGCGAGTTCTCGTGATTATCTGTATTTGAATATTTATGCAAGTATTCCTATTGCCAAATGGTGGAATTCTGAAACTAGTTTAAATATCAACTATAATCGATCAAAATCCTCGATTCCAGATTATAGTTATAATACGCATGGATTTGGAACAGATATTAATACTGATCATACTTTTTCTTTACCAAAAAACATAAAAATACAAACCTCTTTCCGATATTCATTTCCTAGTGTAGACGGATTGGCAAGGATGAAAACGAGTTATGGTTGGGACTTAGGAGTACAAAAACAAATTCTAGACAAAAAGGGGACGATCAAAATTGCCGCTACCAATATATTTGCACAAGCGGCGTATCGAGCACATTATATTGGTAGCGGACTGGATATTAATTGGATCAATCGTTGGGAAGCAAGAAGGATTAATGTCAGTTTTGTATACAAATTTGGTAACCAAAAAGTCAAAGCTGCTAATAGTCGTCGCACCTCATCATCAGAAGAACAAAATCGTGTAAATATGTAA